The Sagittula stellata E-37 sequence CACCACCCCGATCACGTCGGGTTGGCCGGGTGGTTCCAGGAGCAGGGGGCAGAGCTTTTGACGTCGCGCACCGCGTGGTTGCTGGCCCGGATGCTGCAACTCGACCCCAACGACACGCCGCCCCCCGAAGTGGTGGCCTACTGGCGCGCCGCGGGCATGAGCGACGAGATCGTCGCATCGCGCATGGAAGAACCGCCCTACATGTTCCGCAAGACCGTCTGGCCGATGCCGTTCGGATTTCAGCGGCTGAAGCAGGGCGACACGCTGCACGCGGGTGGACGGGACTGGGCGGTCCATACCGGCGGTGGCCACGCGCCGGAGCACGTCACGCTCTGGGAAACCGAGGGATCGGTGGTGATCGCCGGGGATCAGATCCTGCCGTCGATCTCACCCAACCTTGGCGTGTACGCGACAGAGCCGGAGGCGGACCCGGTGGCCGACTGGCTCGACGCCTGCGAACGGCTGACGGCGCTGGCGCGCGAGGATCACCTTGTCCTCGGCGGCCACAAGCTGCCTTTTCAGGGCCTGCCCGCCCGGATGGGACAGTTGATCTCGAACCACCATGGCGCGCTGGAACGGCTGGAGGAGTTCCTGTCGGAACCCGCGACCGCCGGGGGCTGTTTCCAGCCGCTCTTCATGCGCCGGATCGGCCCGGGCGAGTACGGGCTGGCGCTGGTGGAAGCGATGGCGCATTGCCTGCACCTCTGGCACGCGGGGCGTGCCACGCGCGAGGTGACGGAGGATGGGCGCTGGCTGTTCCGGAGCGTGACGCCGGGCTGAGGTGCCGATGCTCCGGGAAAGCGTGAGGGGCTTTGCCCCCCGTTCCCCCCAAGCTATCCTTCCCCCGACGACAGACGGAGCGCGGGCGACAATGCGGCCCGGAGGAGAACACATGGACGACCGGATCGCGACTGCGGCCGAAGCCTACGAGAATGCGGCCATGCCGCAGCGGCGCGAGGTGCACACCGAGGAGGACACCCCCGAGGACGCCAACGAACTGCCCGAGGCGGTGCGCAAAACCCCGGTCGAGGAAAAGAGCCCGGCCCGCTGGGCCTACGAACGGTTGATCCTTTACATCAAGGCCTTCGAAGAGCGGCTCGATTCGGAGGAAGAAGTGGCCATGGGTTTCACCGGCGGAGATGCCGGGGTGCTGAGGATCGAGGGCATGGGGTACTTCGACCCCGACGTGGTAACATTCTACGGCAGTGACCCCGCAGGTGGGCGCATGCAGCTGATCCAGCATGTCACGCAGCTGAACGTGGCTCTCCGGGCGCTCCCGAAGGCCGAGAAACGGGCCGAACCGCGACGGATCGGATTCCGCCTCGTGCGCGATCTAGACACCTGAACGGTTGCGCGACATTTGCGCCCTATTGGCGCGGTGACAGGGACGAAAATATCCGCTATTCCCCTGCTTCGAAACGCGAACACCCCAAGGACTGGACAAATGGCAGAGCACAAGCACGGCAGCATGGACGTCACCACGCAGGAAGACACCTTCAACGGCTTCATCAGGTTCACGATCCGCACCCTGTACGTGATCCTCGCAATCGTGATCTTCCTCGCGATCTTCCGGACCTGATACCTCCAAGCAACGTCGGACTTCCAAGCGCCTGACGTCACTTGAATGTGAGTTGGGCCTTGTGCCTTCGTGCGTCAGACCGTGGGCAAACAGATCGGGTGGTAGGCTGATGAAGATGACGGACCGGACCGGGCGTGGGCTGCGCGCCTGCATCGCGCTGTTGGCGCTCTTGACCGTGGCGGCATGCGGCGCTGGACAGATGTCCGGCCCGAACGCAACGCCGGAGCAGGCCGCGGCAGCGGCCTATCGTTCGCCGCTTCCTCCGTCGATCACCCTTTACACGATGATCAACAATCGAACCGATGGCGGTGCCCACACGTCCATGATGATCAACGCGCCCAGCCAGCGCGTCGTGTTCGACCCCGCCGGTTCCGTCCGCTTCCAGTCCGTGCCGGAAATCAATGACGTGCTCTATGGCATCACGCCGGATGTGGAAAAGGCCTACGAAAGCGCACACGCCCGGTCGACGTATCGCGTCAGGATCCAACAAAAGCAGGTGCCGCCCGAAGTGGCGGAGCGCGCGCTGAGGTTGGTGCAGGCGAACGGGGCGGTTTCCGCAGCGGCCTGCACCTCGGCCACCTCTGGTATCCTGCGCCAGTTGCCCGGGTTCGAGACGATCCCTTCCGTCCTGTTTCCGACCAAGCTGATGGAAGCCTTCGACAAGTTGCCGGGCGTCACTTCGCGTGAACTGCGCGAGAACGACGAGGACGACAAGGACCTTGCCGTGAAGCGCATCGAACTGGACTGGCAGAAGACGAAGAACCCGTAAGGGCGGTTAGGTCAGCACGGGCAGGTAGGAGCCGCCGATCATTACGGCGGCCCCGGTGAACAACGCGGCATAAAGGTTGCGTGTCCATCCCCCGATCAGCAGCGCCAGCGCCGCAGCCGTCAGCCGCAAGGGGTCGGTCTGGCCATCGGTCGCTGCGGGCCAGAGCACCAGCGGCGCGACGAGCGCGGGAATTACCGCGACGGCGGTGTAGCGCAAGTGCCGGAGCAGCCATTCCGGCAACGCACG is a genomic window containing:
- a CDS encoding aa3-type cytochrome c oxidase subunit IV codes for the protein MAEHKHGSMDVTTQEDTFNGFIRFTIRTLYVILAIVIFLAIFRT
- a CDS encoding MBL fold metallo-hydrolase — translated: MMDGSPGHIRFPFDTPPAPGEAIEVAEGVLWMRLPLPMKLDHVNVYALDDGPSWTIVDTGMNSSKTRGIWERLMAGPLAGKPVGRVLVTHHHPDHVGLAGWFQEQGAELLTSRTAWLLARMLQLDPNDTPPPEVVAYWRAAGMSDEIVASRMEEPPYMFRKTVWPMPFGFQRLKQGDTLHAGGRDWAVHTGGGHAPEHVTLWETEGSVVIAGDQILPSISPNLGVYATEPEADPVADWLDACERLTALAREDHLVLGGHKLPFQGLPARMGQLISNHHGALERLEEFLSEPATAGGCFQPLFMRRIGPGEYGLALVEAMAHCLHLWHAGRATREVTEDGRWLFRSVTPG
- a CDS encoding AzlD domain-containing protein, whose product is MTAGEIDRTTLWTVIVLLGLGSFGLRFVFLGLIGDRALPEWLLRHLRYTAVAVIPALVAPLVLWPAATDGQTDPLRLTAAALALLIGGWTRNLYAALFTGAAVMIGGSYLPVLT